A window of the Thiomicrospira microaerophila genome harbors these coding sequences:
- a CDS encoding 5'-nucleotidase C-terminal domain-containing protein — protein MKLKKLTLALFFGSSVALTGCLDSSSDNKQQAETTGSPINLTLLHMNDHHSNLDPTSVTLTLNDEQVAMTMGGFPRVVGAFKELETNASGHVLKLHAGDAITGTLYYTLFKGEADAAMMNQVCFDAFALGNHEFDGGDEGLKEFIDYLHASDTCPATPILGANVKPQVGTVLAPNAENEIIKPYVIKEFNGEKVGIIGIDIKDKTQNSSSPASTTVFLDEVETAQAMINELEAQGVNKIILLTHYQFNNDVSMASQLTGVDIIVGGDSHTLLGDFNSLGLNSGGDYPTITQDAAGSKVCVVQAWDNAKLVGELNVSFDAQGRVESCEGTPHLLVDGPFRQGGEQVSAEKQASILATLAAIPQVRAQAEDQTARNVLTGFSDQVDILKQTKIGETTDNLCIARIPGDNRGTLCTAAEKLPHGGDIQMLVAHAFREMAKRSDIAIQNAGGVRIEVPAGDLTIGTAYTLLPFSNTLVELTMTGDQIRRVLEDAVDNAIKVGGSDGAYPYAAGLRWDVDLSQEKGARISNLEFKGRDDANWTALNASASYVVVTNDFIAAGRDGYTTFTEIQGELRVDTFLDYAQSFVDYVEAQANNRVSKLPYSEYSTQNYTDKDGLTYTTKAE, from the coding sequence ATGAAACTTAAAAAACTGACCTTAGCTTTATTTTTTGGTTCTTCTGTAGCCCTTACTGGCTGTTTAGATAGTAGCAGTGACAATAAACAGCAAGCGGAAACAACAGGTTCGCCGATTAACTTGACATTGCTGCATATGAATGACCATCACTCTAACCTGGATCCAACCTCTGTTACCTTAACGTTAAATGATGAACAAGTGGCTATGACAATGGGTGGCTTCCCTCGAGTTGTTGGGGCTTTTAAAGAATTAGAAACTAATGCTTCGGGGCACGTTTTAAAGCTTCATGCGGGCGATGCGATCACTGGCACGCTTTATTACACGCTATTTAAGGGGGAAGCGGATGCGGCGATGATGAACCAGGTCTGTTTTGATGCCTTTGCTTTAGGTAACCATGAATTTGATGGCGGTGATGAAGGTTTAAAAGAGTTTATTGATTATTTGCATGCTTCGGATACGTGTCCGGCAACTCCGATTTTGGGCGCTAACGTTAAACCTCAAGTAGGAACGGTGCTGGCACCTAATGCTGAAAATGAAATTATAAAGCCCTATGTCATCAAAGAGTTTAACGGTGAAAAAGTCGGGATCATCGGGATTGATATTAAAGATAAAACACAGAATTCATCGAGTCCGGCCAGCACGACTGTATTTTTAGATGAGGTTGAAACAGCGCAAGCGATGATTAATGAACTGGAAGCGCAAGGGGTCAACAAAATCATTCTTTTAACCCATTATCAGTTTAATAATGATGTTTCGATGGCGAGTCAACTCACGGGTGTTGATATTATCGTAGGAGGAGATTCTCATACTTTGTTGGGTGACTTTAATTCGTTAGGTTTAAATTCAGGCGGGGATTACCCAACCATTACACAAGATGCAGCCGGTAGTAAGGTGTGTGTGGTGCAAGCTTGGGATAATGCCAAGCTAGTGGGTGAGTTGAATGTGTCTTTTGATGCGCAGGGTCGCGTTGAATCTTGTGAGGGCACGCCGCATTTATTGGTAGATGGGCCTTTCAGACAGGGCGGTGAACAGGTTTCGGCAGAAAAACAAGCTAGTATTCTTGCAACACTCGCAGCTATTCCACAGGTACGTGCTCAAGCAGAAGATCAAACAGCAAGAAATGTTTTAACCGGCTTTAGTGATCAAGTAGACATATTAAAGCAAACTAAAATAGGGGAAACCACTGATAATCTGTGTATTGCTCGTATTCCAGGTGATAACCGTGGCACACTTTGTACAGCGGCTGAAAAACTACCACACGGGGGTGATATTCAAATGCTCGTGGCGCATGCTTTCCGTGAAATGGCTAAGCGTTCTGATATTGCAATTCAGAATGCCGGTGGTGTTCGTATTGAAGTTCCAGCAGGCGATTTAACCATTGGCACCGCTTACACCCTATTGCCTTTCTCCAATACGCTGGTTGAGTTAACCATGACGGGTGATCAAATTCGTCGCGTACTAGAGGACGCGGTTGATAACGCAATTAAAGTGGGCGGTTCTGATGGTGCGTATCCTTATGCGGCTGGCTTGCGCTGGGATGTTGATCTTAGCCAAGAAAAAGGCGCTCGTATCAGCAATCTTGAGTTTAAAGGGCGTGACGATGCCAACTGGACTGCGTTGAACGCTAGCGCATCTTATGTTGTAGTCACGAATGACTTTATAGCCGCAGGACGTGACGGTTATACCACTTTCACAGAAATCCAAGGCGAGTTAAGGGTTGATACCTTCTTAGATTATGCGCAATCATTTGTTGATTATGTTGAGGCTCAAGCTAACAACCGTGTTTCTAAGTTGCCTTATTCTGAGTATAGTACCCAGAACTATACCGATAAAGACGGTTTAACCTATACTACGAAAGCGGAATAA
- a CDS encoding methyl-accepting chemotaxis protein: MNLFNHLTIKARLVLNLVLGLLFVGLASFSGWFASTSTSQKSSYINHQQQTITYQVADFHKQFITTLQQSNTYTLTGDTREGERFNLLIDQQIEALKTLLISLGAEVENNNTSGHLSLVEVLNSEHESLINSLIVIDSDLRMLKNATNSSVFMTNRINDLIEFGISRSVNTMRDNLIELEALTQTKPELIEPITQIRTRLAASQLIVANMIAMKDITMKKEFDERGLGFAAMPLIQQVQDSLQGDFFNRQVAQSLEQAYGDYFDAFGDIRDTLMTMTQNNASLAGLSERSNMTLLAIMSDLQNQTIQSLNALEAFSQQQANTLIILGTLGFIILLIFNLIISQSIVSPLKKMHEQLLNVAQSGKVKSWHSLEGKHELADMSRAQEALLAAVSAALNEVDQVSHALAQGDITQRMSTNYNGDLLHLSEAFNQSLQSVENTLEEINFGSIALAQGELNTQLNPQKHRGQFQAVLQSMSHALSVQQEAINDVRRVTHAMRTGEFSQRVEINMPGDLHNLKRYLNESLERLEDAINNKALSLQAFSQGDFSYQTQHKFEGKLQELNNHMGNMAQSISHMLEDVKHATDHAVHGIKEISTGNQDLNERVQKQAIALQSTSANMSVMMGSIRDTLHESQQVTQTTDQVQQDSASGLLIVEQMVEAMQGIQTSSQEIAQITSLIDSIAFQTNLLALNAAVEAARAGEAGRGFAVVASEVRNLAQRSAEAAHQIRSVIDTTMESIQQGMTLSEQTQAVFEQNTASIERVAKMIIKMNRSLEQQSKGIHEVTDALSDIDQATQQNAALVEQIATTSTHIIEEVLGLEHKVSGFKLRNNRKINAA, encoded by the coding sequence ATGAATCTTTTTAATCATCTGACGATTAAAGCACGCCTCGTGCTAAACCTAGTTTTGGGCTTGTTATTTGTTGGTTTGGCGAGTTTTAGTGGCTGGTTTGCCTCGACCTCTACCTCACAAAAATCATCATACATTAACCATCAACAGCAAACGATCACCTACCAAGTGGCTGATTTCCATAAACAGTTTATTACAACCTTGCAACAGTCCAATACCTACACCCTCACCGGTGATACCCGTGAAGGAGAACGTTTTAATCTTCTTATAGATCAACAAATTGAAGCACTCAAAACACTTTTAATTTCACTTGGCGCAGAGGTCGAAAACAACAACACCTCCGGACATTTATCTCTAGTCGAGGTTTTGAATTCAGAGCATGAATCTTTAATCAATTCTTTGATTGTAATAGACAGTGATTTACGCATGCTTAAAAACGCCACGAACTCAAGTGTGTTTATGACAAACCGTATCAATGATTTAATTGAATTTGGAATCAGCCGAAGCGTCAACACCATGAGAGATAACCTAATCGAGTTAGAAGCACTTACTCAAACTAAACCTGAATTAATAGAGCCAATCACCCAAATCAGAACCCGCCTCGCTGCATCGCAGTTAATTGTCGCAAATATGATTGCGATGAAAGACATTACGATGAAAAAAGAGTTTGACGAACGAGGCTTGGGATTTGCGGCAATGCCGCTTATTCAGCAGGTTCAAGACAGCCTTCAAGGTGACTTTTTTAATCGACAGGTTGCTCAAAGTTTAGAACAAGCATACGGAGATTACTTTGATGCGTTTGGTGATATTCGCGATACGCTGATGACGATGACGCAAAATAACGCCAGCCTAGCTGGCTTATCAGAACGAAGTAATATGACATTACTAGCCATTATGTCAGACCTACAGAATCAGACTATCCAATCATTAAATGCGCTAGAAGCCTTCAGCCAGCAACAAGCAAATACCTTAATCATACTTGGGACTTTAGGCTTTATAATACTTTTAATATTTAATCTAATCATAAGTCAATCCATCGTCAGCCCACTCAAAAAAATGCATGAACAACTCCTAAACGTCGCTCAGTCAGGTAAGGTTAAAAGCTGGCATAGCTTAGAAGGTAAACACGAACTCGCCGATATGAGCCGAGCGCAAGAAGCCTTGCTGGCAGCAGTATCGGCTGCATTGAATGAAGTGGATCAAGTCAGCCATGCGCTGGCGCAAGGTGATATAACACAGCGAATGTCGACGAACTATAACGGTGATCTGTTGCATCTAAGCGAGGCGTTTAACCAAAGCTTGCAAAGTGTTGAAAACACCCTAGAAGAAATAAACTTCGGCAGTATTGCACTTGCTCAAGGCGAACTCAACACACAGCTTAACCCGCAGAAGCATCGAGGGCAATTCCAAGCCGTTTTACAATCTATGAGCCATGCCCTTAGTGTACAGCAAGAGGCGATTAATGACGTGCGCCGCGTAACACACGCAATGCGAACCGGCGAATTTAGCCAACGGGTTGAAATAAATATGCCGGGCGATCTGCATAATCTTAAACGCTATTTAAATGAATCGCTTGAGCGTTTAGAAGATGCCATTAACAATAAAGCCCTATCGCTGCAAGCTTTTAGCCAGGGCGATTTTTCATATCAAACCCAGCATAAATTTGAAGGGAAGTTACAAGAGTTGAATAATCACATGGGCAATATGGCACAAAGCATCAGCCATATGCTAGAGGATGTCAAGCACGCTACCGACCATGCCGTACACGGGATTAAGGAAATCAGCACGGGTAACCAAGACCTCAACGAACGAGTACAAAAACAGGCCATAGCCCTGCAAAGCACCAGCGCGAATATGTCGGTGATGATGGGATCGATTCGCGACACACTTCATGAATCACAACAAGTCACTCAAACCACTGACCAGGTTCAACAAGATTCAGCATCAGGTCTGCTGATTGTTGAACAGATGGTTGAAGCCATGCAAGGCATTCAAACCTCAAGCCAAGAAATCGCGCAAATAACCAGTTTAATCGACAGCATTGCCTTCCAAACCAACCTGTTAGCCCTTAACGCGGCGGTTGAAGCCGCACGTGCAGGCGAAGCAGGTCGAGGTTTTGCAGTGGTGGCCAGCGAAGTTCGGAACCTTGCCCAGCGTTCAGCTGAAGCGGCACACCAAATCCGCAGTGTGATTGACACAACTATGGAAAGCATTCAACAAGGCATGACGCTGAGCGAACAAACCCAGGCAGTGTTTGAACAAAATACCGCGTCAATTGAACGCGTAGCCAAAATGATTATTAAGATGAACAGAAGCCTTGAACAACAGAGTAAAGGCATTCATGAGGTCACTGATGCCCTCAGTGATATAGACCAGGCTACTCAGCAAAATGCCGCGCTGGTTGAACAAATTGCCACGACCTCCACCCATATCATTGAAGAGGTATTGGGGCTAGAACATAAAGTCAGTGGATTCAAGCTGCGCAATAATCGAAAAATAAACGCTGCATAA
- a CDS encoding GGDEF domain-containing protein, with product MNIESNVLYLSGLEKPFENRALTLKNELQFIFDHHLVTPLFQPIVDLKNRRVFAHEALIRGPDNSALHHPLKLFEAADQCGMLFEMDWLARSVAINEFQHQQADDFLFINVTVNSLMTENHRQGMTLDCLENSGLPLNRVVIEITELQPVHNFKLFIDSVNHYRQMGFKVALDDLGGGYNGLRLWSELRPDFVKIDKHFITGISQDTEKRHFLQTIKVLAEGLDTQLIAEGIETLEDLKAVEQIGINFVQGYFFRRPEKIISDQLYYQWQDHPIQPKQAKMNLTDLSTLLLTLESVESSTSVKYVANLFLNQQELDFIPIVNKGKVQGMIWRRELMDKLARRYGQELHHRKSIAYLMDPAPIIVEVTTPVENLSRQITDGNHHQNGDAFIITQNGNYLGCGRFIDLLRLITDLKVQNAQYANPLSGLPGNVPIQRYLQEQLDLRQGFSVIYVDADHFKPYNDFYSYDQGDEIIKQLSQILRIACEKTQSFIGHIGGDDFMIIIENTEDYQEICQSILNQFNQVIRDFYHPEDLEQGGIMTTNRQGHAEFFPMMSLSLGVLVVPPGLVAHKQKIAGLATKAKKQAKQAGGNTWSVIKAEQDNLPAIQNSKNGVK from the coding sequence ATGAATATTGAATCAAACGTTCTCTATTTGTCAGGTTTAGAGAAACCATTTGAAAACAGAGCGCTAACATTAAAAAATGAACTGCAATTTATTTTTGACCATCATTTGGTAACGCCGCTTTTTCAACCGATTGTTGACCTTAAAAACCGTAGAGTATTTGCCCATGAAGCATTGATACGTGGGCCGGATAATTCAGCCTTGCATCATCCACTAAAACTGTTTGAAGCAGCCGACCAATGTGGCATGTTATTCGAAATGGATTGGTTAGCACGCAGTGTTGCGATTAATGAATTTCAACATCAACAGGCCGATGATTTTTTATTTATCAATGTCACCGTCAATTCGTTAATGACTGAAAATCATCGCCAAGGCATGACATTAGATTGCCTTGAAAACTCAGGATTACCGCTAAACCGTGTGGTCATTGAGATTACCGAGCTTCAACCCGTTCATAATTTCAAACTGTTTATCGATTCAGTTAACCACTATCGTCAAATGGGCTTTAAAGTCGCGCTTGATGATCTGGGGGGTGGTTATAACGGCTTACGTCTTTGGTCTGAATTACGCCCTGACTTTGTGAAAATTGACAAGCATTTTATAACTGGAATTTCGCAAGATACTGAAAAACGTCACTTTTTACAAACGATCAAAGTCCTTGCTGAAGGCTTGGACACACAGCTGATTGCCGAAGGGATTGAAACTCTTGAGGACTTAAAAGCGGTAGAACAGATTGGTATCAATTTTGTGCAGGGTTATTTTTTCCGACGACCTGAAAAAATAATATCAGACCAACTTTATTACCAATGGCAGGACCATCCAATCCAGCCTAAACAAGCGAAAATGAACTTAACAGACTTATCTACGCTATTACTGACCCTAGAGAGTGTTGAATCCAGCACTTCAGTAAAATACGTTGCCAATCTATTTTTAAATCAACAAGAGCTTGATTTTATTCCTATAGTCAATAAAGGCAAGGTGCAAGGCATGATTTGGCGACGCGAGTTAATGGACAAGTTAGCACGGCGTTATGGTCAAGAACTTCATCACCGAAAATCGATTGCTTACTTAATGGATCCAGCGCCAATTATTGTTGAGGTTACAACACCGGTAGAAAATTTAAGCCGACAAATTACTGACGGTAACCATCATCAAAATGGAGATGCGTTTATCATCACTCAAAATGGCAATTATCTTGGTTGTGGTCGCTTTATTGACCTGCTACGTTTAATTACTGATTTAAAAGTTCAAAACGCACAATACGCCAACCCCTTATCCGGCTTACCCGGCAATGTTCCCATTCAACGATATCTGCAAGAACAGCTCGATCTTCGTCAAGGTTTTAGCGTTATTTATGTTGATGCGGATCATTTCAAACCCTACAACGATTTTTACAGCTACGACCAAGGTGATGAAATCATCAAACAACTTTCTCAAATTCTGCGAATAGCCTGTGAGAAAACCCAAAGCTTTATCGGCCATATTGGGGGTGACGACTTTATGATCATCATTGAAAATACAGAAGATTATCAGGAAATCTGCCAAAGCATCTTAAACCAGTTCAACCAAGTCATTAGAGATTTTTACCACCCTGAAGATTTAGAACAAGGCGGTATTATGACCACAAATCGGCAAGGCCATGCTGAGTTTTTTCCGATGATGAGTTTATCGCTTGGCGTTTTAGTGGTGCCACCAGGCCTGGTCGCCCATAAACAAAAAATAGCTGGCCTAGCGACTAAAGCTAAAAAACAAGCCAAACAAGCCGGTGGCAACACTTGGTCAGTGATTAAGGCGGAGCAAGATAACCTCCCTGCTATTCAAAATTCTAAAAACGGAGTTAAGTGA
- the tnpA gene encoding IS200/IS605 family transposase, with protein sequence MQVNNDVRTGRHCVFNLHVHLVFVTKYRRDVFSERVLIELEEIFKNVCLDFEAELVEFNGEHDHVHLLINYPPKVAISNLVNSLKGVSSRLIRKKHYPEIQKKLWGNMLWSPSYFAGSCGGAPLSIIKQYIEQQQRPH encoded by the coding sequence ATGCAAGTTAATAACGATGTAAGAACAGGAAGACACTGTGTTTTTAATCTTCATGTTCATTTGGTCTTTGTCACAAAATACCGCAGAGATGTATTTTCTGAACGGGTTTTAATAGAACTAGAAGAAATATTTAAAAATGTTTGTTTGGACTTTGAAGCGGAATTGGTTGAGTTTAACGGTGAACATGACCATGTACATCTTTTGATTAATTACCCGCCTAAAGTCGCTATTTCTAATTTGGTGAATAGTTTGAAAGGGGTTTCAAGCCGCCTTATTAGAAAGAAACATTACCCTGAAATTCAAAAAAAGCTTTGGGGAAATATGCTTTGGAGTCCGAGTTATTTTGCGGGTAGTTGTGGTGGTGCACCACTCTCGATTATTAAGCAATATATTGAACAACAGCAAAGACCGCATTAA
- a CDS encoding RNA-guided endonuclease InsQ/TnpB family protein, translating into MKQTIRKAFKFRLNPNSDQVQKMVEFAGANRFVWNKALALNLSRLENKQPMLWYNELAFWLGLWKQSDEYGFLKTVHSQPLQQTLKSLERAFKDGFDKKQPLKRIPRFKKKGLSDSFRYPQGFKLEQASNKVFLPKIGWVKYRNSRQVIGDVKNMTISCKGKYWYVSIQTEYEADIKRHSSISMVGIDMGITRFATLSDGSYVSPLNSFRKLSKKLAFEQRKLSKKVRFSANWKKQKQIITRLHERIANARLDFLHKSSTEISKNHAMIVVEDLKVRNMSKSAKGDITRPGRNVKAKSALNKSILDQGWGMFVQMLEYKQYWSGGEVLKVNPKHTSQTCPSCGHVSKDNRLTQSRFECVECGYSENADVVGALNVLARGHRVLACGVETLVSTLKQEPVFTESACV; encoded by the coding sequence ATGAAACAAACTATCCGCAAAGCCTTTAAATTCCGACTCAATCCTAATTCTGACCAAGTGCAGAAGATGGTTGAGTTTGCTGGTGCTAATCGGTTTGTGTGGAATAAAGCGTTAGCGTTAAACTTGTCTCGGCTTGAAAATAAACAACCGATGCTGTGGTATAACGAGTTAGCGTTTTGGTTGGGTTTGTGGAAGCAATCTGATGAATACGGTTTTTTAAAAACCGTTCATTCTCAGCCGCTACAGCAAACGCTTAAAAGCCTTGAGCGTGCTTTTAAAGACGGTTTTGATAAAAAACAGCCTTTAAAACGGATTCCAAGATTCAAGAAAAAAGGCTTGAGTGATAGCTTTCGCTATCCACAAGGATTTAAGCTGGAGCAAGCGTCTAACAAAGTGTTTTTACCTAAAATCGGTTGGGTGAAGTATCGCAACAGCCGACAAGTTATCGGCGATGTGAAAAACATGACGATTTCTTGCAAGGGAAAATATTGGTATGTGTCGATTCAGACTGAGTACGAGGCCGATATAAAGCGTCATAGCTCAATCAGCATGGTTGGTATTGATATGGGTATTACCCGTTTTGCAACCTTGTCAGATGGCTCATACGTATCGCCTTTAAACAGTTTTCGTAAGTTGTCAAAGAAACTGGCTTTTGAGCAGCGCAAGCTGTCTAAAAAAGTCCGTTTCTCTGCTAACTGGAAAAAGCAGAAACAAATCATTACACGGCTGCATGAGCGTATTGCCAATGCGCGTTTAGACTTCTTACACAAATCCTCAACCGAAATCAGCAAAAACCACGCAATGATTGTGGTTGAGGATTTAAAAGTAAGAAACATGTCGAAATCAGCTAAGGGCGATATAACCAGGCCTGGTCGAAACGTGAAAGCTAAGTCAGCGTTGAATAAATCTATCCTTGACCAAGGATGGGGAATGTTTGTGCAAATGCTGGAGTATAAGCAATACTGGTCAGGTGGCGAGGTGTTAAAGGTTAATCCCAAGCACACCTCGCAAACCTGCCCTAGCTGCGGACACGTAAGTAAAGATAATCGCTTAACCCAGTCACGATTTGAATGTGTTGAGTGTGGTTACAGTGAAAACGCCGATGTTGTCGGTGCATTGAATGTATTAGCCCGAGGACATCGGGTGTTAGCCTGTGGAGTTGAAACGTTAGTTTCGACCTTGAAGCAGGAACCCGTTTTTACCGAAAGCGCTTGCGTATAA